The genomic window AACAATTAAATAATTATCTTTTTAGTTTTCTATATTTAATTTTAATATTTTCCCATCTTTCATAAACAGTGTTTTATCACTATAACTAGCAACTAGTTTATCATGGGTTACAACTATTATTGTCTTGTTAAATTCTTTATTTAATTTTTTTAATAATTCCATTATGCTTTTTGTATTTTGTTCATCTAAAGCTCCTGTTGGCTCGTCTGCTAAAATAATATCAGTTTCTTGAGCCAAAGCTCTTACAATTGCAACTCTTTGTTGTTGTCCACCTGATAATTCAACTACCCTCTTTTTCCTTAATTCATATAAACCTAATTCTTTCAAATATTTTTCTACTACTTCTTTTTTATATTTAGATTTTTCTTTTCTAAATTTTAAAGGTAATAGGCAATTTTCCATAACACTTAAATCTCTAATTAAAGCGAAGTTTTGAAATATCATAGCTATATCTCTATTTCTTATTTCTGATAGTGAATTTATTTTTTTAAAGTCTATTTTATTACGTTTTAAATAGTACTCACCATTGTCAGGTGAATCTATACAACCTAAGATATTTAATAAGGTACTTTTTCCACATCCTGATGGTCCCATTATTGAAATAAATTTACCCTTTTCTATTTCTAAATCTATACTATTTAATGCTTTTATTTTATTACCTCTATATCCATAAAACTTATTTATTTTATTTAACTTTATTATCATTCTGTGAATCCTCCCATTATTTCCTTTGGAGTTAATCTATTTATCCTATTAAAAATTATTTT from Clostridium septicum includes these protein-coding regions:
- a CDS encoding ABC transporter ATP-binding protein — protein: MIIKLNKINKFYGYRGNKIKALNSIDLEIEKGKFISIMGPSGCGKSTLLNILGCIDSPDNGEYYLKRNKIDFKKINSLSEIRNRDIAMIFQNFALIRDLSVMENCLLPLKFRKEKSKYKKEVVEKYLKELGLYELRKKRVVELSGGQQQRVAIVRALAQETDIILADEPTGALDEQNTKSIMELLKKLNKEFNKTIIVVTHDKLVASYSDKTLFMKDGKILKLNIEN